One part of the Xylocopa sonorina isolate GNS202 chromosome 10, iyXylSono1_principal, whole genome shotgun sequence genome encodes these proteins:
- the Strat gene encoding RAB interacting factor STRAT has product MSTGKDISMLKDQDEKNKLKVYCTFCPSKMLNAGAARLVNIEFNLPYIHRKGEGEADQQELITDYWLVEDMYTFENIGVSHTVANVKYLACADCERGPVGWHDLSTKKSYIALSRVKHE; this is encoded by the exons ATGTCAACGGGCAAGGATATTAGCATGTTAAAGGACCAAGATGAAAAAAATAAGCTCAAAGTGTACTGTACATTTTGCCCGTCGAAAATGCTCAATGCTGGCGCAGCCCGGCTAGTGAATATCGAG TTTAATCTACCGTATATACATCGTAAGGGAGAGGGTGAAGCCGATCAGCAAGAATTAATAACAGACTATTGGTTGGTGGAGGATATGTACACATTTGAAAACATTGGTGTTTCGCATACAGTAGCCAACGTAAAATATTTAGCATGTGCGGACTGTGAAAGGGGCCCAGTGGGTTGGCACGATTTATCTACGAAGAAGTCGTACATTGCGTTAAGTAGAGTTAAGCACGAATAA